One window of the Anas acuta chromosome 12, bAnaAcu1.1, whole genome shotgun sequence genome contains the following:
- the FURIN gene encoding furin: MDLRPCSLLLLWTLLVAFVLLAQEVLAQRIYTNTWAVLVPAGPQEADRLARKHGFLNLGPIFGDYYHFRHRGVVKRSLSPHQPWHSRLAREPQVHWLEQQVAKRRTKRDVFMEPTDPKFPQQWYLYNTNQRDLNVRQAWEQGYTGKGIVVSILDDGIEKNHPDLEANYDPGASFDVNDQDPDPQPRYTQMNDNRHGTRCAGEVAAVANNGICGVGVAYNARIGGVRMLDGEVTDAVEAHSLGLNPNHIHIYSASWGPEDDGKTVDGPARLAEEAFFRGVSQGRGGLGSIFVWASGNGGREHDSCNCDGYTNSIYTLSISSTTQYGNVPWYSEACSSTLATTYSSGNQNEKQIVTTDLRQKCTESHTGTSASAPLAAGIIALALEANKNLTWRDMQHLVVQTSKPAHLNANDWVTNGVGRKVSHSYGYGLLDAGAMVSLARNWTTVGPQRKCVIDVLTEPKDIGKRLEVRRKVDACLGKANYISRLEHAQARLTLSYNRRGDLAIHLVSPMGTRSTLLASRPHDYSADGFNDWAFMTTHSWDEDPSGDWLLEIENTSDANNYGTLTKFTLVLYGTATDSPSLSNQLESSGCKTLTPSQTCVVCEEGYYLHQKSCLKRCPPGFAPGVQSTHYNLENSVEPIAPHLCLPCHPSCATCAGPGPNQCLTCPAHSHFSSLDLSCSHQTQSSRASPALAEGEGPAEAPPAANLPILIASLSCVFIVIIFVTVFLVLQARSGFSLRGVKVYALDSGIISYKGLPSDIWQEEGPSESDGEEYEAHNERTAFIRDQSAL; encoded by the exons ATGGATCTGAGGCCCTGCtcgctgctcctgctctggaCTCTGCTGGTTGCCTTTGTTCTCCTGGCCCAAGAGGTGTTGGCCCAGCGTATTTACACCAACACCTGGGCCGTGCTCGTCCCTGCGGGGCCCCAGGAGGCTGACAGGCTGGCCAGGAAGCATGGATTCCTCAACCTGGGCCCG ATTTTTGGTGACTACTACCACTTTCGGCACCGCGGTGTGGTGAAGCGCTCCCTGTCTCCCCACCAGCCCTGGCACAGCCGCTTGGCGCGGGAGCCGCAG GTGCActggctggagcagcaggtgGCAAAGCGCAGGACCAAGCGAGACGTTTTCATGGAGCCCACCGACCCCAAGTTCCCCCAGCAGTGGTACCTG TACAACACCAACCAGCGGGACCTGAATGTGCGTCAGGCCTGGGAGCAGGGCTACACGGGCAAGGGCATCGTGGTTTCCATCCTGGATGATGGCATCGAGAAGAACCACCCCGACTTGGAGGCCAACTAC GATCCAGGGGCAAGCTTTGATGTCAACGACCAGGACCCAGACCCGCAGCCCCGTTACACTCAGATGAATGACAACAG GCACGGCACGCGCTGCGCCGGGGAAGTCGCTGCCGTGGCCAACAACGGGATCTGCGGTGTCGGCGTGGCTTACAATGCGCGCATCGGAG GCGTGCGCATGCTGGATGGGGAGGTGACTGATGCAGTGGAGGCCCATTCGCTGGGCCTCAATCCCAACCACATCCACATCTACAGTGCCAGCTGGGGCCCAGAGGACGACGGCAAGACTGTGGATGGCCCAGCCCGGCTGGCGGAGGAGGCTTTCTTCCGGGGAGTCAGCCAG GGCCGAGGGGGGCTGGGCTCCATCTTCGTCTGGGCGTCCGGGAACGGGGGCCGCGAGCACGACAGCTGCAACTGTGACGGTTACACCAACAGCATCTACACGCTGTCCATCAGCAGCACCACGCAGTACGGTAACGTGCCCTGGTACAGCGAGGCCTGCTCCTCCACCCTCGCCACCACCTACAGCAGTGGCAACCAGAACGAGAAGCAGATT GTGACGACTGACCTGAGGCAGAAGTGCACCGAGTCCCACACGGGGACGTCAGCCTCGGCACCCCTCGCCGCCGGCATCATCGCCCTTGCGCTGGAAGCCAA CAAGAACCTGACGTGGCGGGACATGCAGCACCTGGTGGTGCAGACCTCGAAGCCAGCGCACCTCAACGCCAACGACTGGGTCACCAATGGGGTCGGCCGCAAAG TCAGCCACTCCTACGGCTACGGGCTGCTGGATGCCGGGGCCATGGTGAGCCTGGCCAGGAACTGGACCACGGTGGGACCGCAGAGGAAATGTGTCATCGACGTCCTCACAGAGCCCAA GGACATCGGGAAGCGCCTGGAGGTACGGCGGAAAGTAGATGCCTGCCTGGGGAAGGCCAACTATATCAGCCGGCTGGAGCACGCACAGGCCAGGCTGACGCTGTCCTATAACCGTCGGGGGGACCTCGCCATCCACCTCGTCAGCCCCATGGGCACCCGCTCCACCCTGCTGGCCTCCAG gccCCATGACTACTCGGCTGATGGCTTCAACGACTGGGCCTTCATGACGACGCACTCGTGGGATGAGGACCCCTCCGGGGACTGGTTGCTGGAGATCGAGAACACCAGTGACGCCAACAACTATG GCACGCTGACCAAGTTCACGCTGGTGCTGTATGGGACGGCCACCGACTCCCCCAGCCTCTCCAACCAGCTGGAGAGCAGCGGCTGCAAGACCCTGACCCCCAGCCAGACCTGCGTGG TCTGTGAGGAGGGGTACTACCTGCACCAGAAGAGCTGCCTGAAGCGCTGCCCCCCCGGCTTCGCGCCCGGCGTCCAGAGCACGCACTACAACCTGGAGAACAGCGTGGAGCCCATCGCGCCccacctctgcctgccctgccaccCCTCCTGCGCCACCTGCGCGGGGCCTGGCCCCAACCAGTGCCTGACCTGCCCCGCACACTCACACTTCAGCAGCCTGGACCTCTCCTGCTCCCACCAGACGCAGAGCAGCCGCGCGTCCCCCGCCCTGGCGGAGGGCGAGGGGCCGGCCGAGGCCCCCCCCGCGGCCAACTTGCCCATCCTCATCGCCAGCCTCAGCTGCGTCTTCATCGTCATCATCTTTGTCACCGTCTTCCTGGTGCTGCAGGCGCGCTCGGGCTTCAGCCTGCGGGGCGTGAAGGTCTACGCCCTGGACAGCGGGATCATCTCCTACAAGGGGCTGCCCTCCGACATCTGGCAGGAGGAGGGCCCCTCCGAGTCGGACGGTGAGGAGTACGAGGCCCACAACGAGAGGACTGCCTTCATCAGAGACCAAAGTGCCCTTTGA
- the FES gene encoding tyrosine-protein kinase Fes/Fps isoform X1 codes for MVSTGFPVPLWEPELRQVQIAPAPAPGAHRRQLRGRDLAARTASSQQDRGAMGFGPELWCPQGHSALLRLQESELRLLELMKKWMSQRAKSDREYAGMLHHMLSQLEKQEGSGQLRAGDHGGQIGESWWVLVNQTEMLSQTLRRHAEELAAGPLAKLSLLIRDKQQLRKAFSEQWQQLSQEYTRTTQQEMEKLKAQYRSLVRDSTQAKRKYQEASKDREREKAKEKYVRSLWKLYALHNQYVLAVQAAALHHHHHYQRALPTLHESLYSLQQEMVLALKEILGEYYSISSLVQEDVLAIHQEIARAIEAIDPATEYSSFVQCHRYGCEVPPAVTFDENLLEETESLAPGELQLNELTVESVQHSLTSIEEELAATTETVSSKEQRVRELQAEIQGEEQGLRPGERVHLLSKRQGLQEAQQQLQGCQCTQAKLQAQRDVLANKLAELGSGDPLPALPLQEDRHSVSSVEQERSGATALETLKNHISGIFSPKFSLPPPVPLIPEVQKPLCQQVWYHGAIPRSEVQELLSCSGDFLVRESQGKQEYVLSVLWDGQPRHFIIQAADNLYRLEGDGFPTIPLLIDHLLHSQQPITRKSGIVLARAVPKDKWVLNHEDVLLGERIGRGNFGEVFSGRLRADNTPVAVKSCRETLPPELKAKFLQEARILKQYNHPNIVRLIGVCTQKQPIYIVMELVQGGDFLSFLRSEGPHLKVKELIKMTENAAAGMEYLESKRCIHRDLAARNCLVTEKNVLKISDFGMSREEEDGIYASTGGMKQIPVKWTAPEALNYGRYSSESDVWSFGILLWEAFSLGAVPYANLSNQQTREAVEQGVRLEPPELCPEELYRLMQRCWDYDPRRRPSFSAVHQELIAIRKRHR; via the exons ATGGTCAGCACAGGGTTTCCTGTTCCTCTCTGGGAGCCGGAGCTGCGCCAGGTCCAGATTGcaccggccccagccccgggagcACACCGGCGCCAGCTCCGCGGCCGGGACCTCGCGGCACGCACAG cctcgTCCCAGCAGGACCGCGGTGCCATGGGCTTCGGGCCGGAGCTGTGGTGCCCGCAGGGGCACAGCGCGCTGCTGCGGCTGCAGGAGAGTGAGCTGCGCCTGCTGGAGCTGATGAAGAAGTGGATGTCGCAGCGAGCCAAGAGTGATCGGGAGTACGCGGGGATGTTGCACCACATGCTGTcccagctggagaagcaggagggCTCTGGGCAGCTCCGTGCTGGTGACCACGGAGGCCAGATCGGGGAG TCGTGGTGGGTGCTGGTGAACCAGACAGAGATGCTGAGCCAGACCCTGCGGCGGCACGCAGAGGagctggcggcggggccgctgGCCAAGCTGAGCCTGCTCATCCGCGACAAGCAGCAGCTCCGCAAGGCTTTCAGcgagcagtggcagcagctcagccaggAGTACACCCGG ACCACCCAGCAGGAGATGGAGAAGCTGAAGGCGCAGTACCGCAGCCTGGTGCGTGACAGCACCCAGGCCAAGCGCAAGTACCAGGAGGCCAGCAAAG acagggagagggaaaaggcgAAGGAGAAGTACGTGCGCAGCCTCTGGAAGCTCTACGCCCTGCACAACCAGTACGTGCTGGCTGTGCAGGCAGCCGCgctgcaccaccaccaccactaccaGCGGGCACTGCCCACCCTGCATGAGTCCCTCtacagcctgcagcaggagatggTCCTCGCTCT GAAGGAGATACTGGGGGAGTACTACAGCATCAGCAGCCTGGTGCAGGAGGACGTGCTGGCCATACACCAGGAAATCGCCCGTGCTATCGAAGCCATCGACCCTGCCACGGAGTACAGCAGCTTTGTCCAGTGCCACAG GTATGGCTGCGAGGTGCCGCCAGCCGTCACCTTTGACGAGAACCTGCTGGAGGAGACGGAGAGCCTGGCGccaggggagctgcagctgaATGAGCTGACTGTCGAGAGCGTCCAGCACTC CCTGACGTCCATCGAGGAGGAGCTGGCGGCCACCACTGAGACTGtgagcagcaaggagcagcgggtgcgggagctgcaggctgagaTCCAGGGcgaggagcaggggctgaggcCTGGGGAGCG GGTGCACTTGCTGAGCAAGcgccaggggctgcaggaggcccagcagcagctccagggctgcCAATGCACCCAGGCCAAGCTTCAGGCGCAGCGGGATGTGCTGGCCAACAAGCTGGCGGAGCTGGGCTCCGGAGaccccctgcctgccctgcccctgcaggaGGACCGGCACTCGGTCTCCTCCGTG GAGCAGGAACGCAGCGGGGCCACTGCGCTGGAGACCCTCAAGAACCACATCTCGGGCATCTTCAGCCCCAAGTTCTCG CTGCCACCCCCCGTGCCCCTCATCCCGGAGGTGCAGAAGCCGCTGTGCCAGCAGGTCTGGTACCATGGGGCCATCCCACGCTCAgaggtgcaggagctgctgagctgcagcggGGACTTCCTGGTGCGGGAGAGCCAGGGGAAGCAGGAGTATGTGCTCAGCGTGCTGTGGGACGGGCAGCCCCGGCACTTCATCATCCAGGCTGCCGAC AACTTGTACCGGCTGGAGGGGGACGGCTTCCCCACCATCCCGCTGCTCATCGACCAcctcctgcacagccagcagcccatCACCCGCAAGAGCGGGATCGTCCTGGCCAGGGCCGTGCCCAAG gacaaGTGGGTGCTCAACCACGAGGacgtgctgctgggggagcgCATCGGCCGG GGTAACTTTGGGGAGGTGTTCAGCGGCCGCCTGCGTGCTGACAACACCCCCGTGGCCGTGAAATCCTGTCGGGAAACCCTGCCACCTGAGCTCAAGGCCAAATTCCTGCAGGAAGCCAG GATCCTCAAACAGTACAACCACCCCAACATAGTCCGGCTCATCGGCGTCTGCACCCAGAAGCAGCCCATTTACATCGTCATGGAGCTGGTGCAGG GGGGGGACTTCCTGAGCTTCCTGCGCAGCGAGGGGCCCCACCTGAAGGTGAAGGAGCTGATCAAGATGACGGAGAACGCTGCAGCAGGCATGGAGTACCTGGAGAGCAAGCGCTGCATCCacag GGACCTGGCTGCCCGCAACTGCCTGGTGACCGAGAAGAACGTCCTGAAAATCAGCGACTTCGGGATGTcgcgggaggaggaggatgggatCTACGCCTCCACGGGAGGCATGAAGCAGATCCCTGTGAAGTGGACTGCCCCCGAGGCACTGAATTACG GCCGATACAGCTCGGAGAGCGACGTCTGGAGCTTCGGCATCCTGCTGTGGGAGGCCTTCAGCCTGGGCGCCGTCCCCTACGCCAACCTCAGCAACCAGCAGACCCGCGAGGCCGTGGAGCAGG GTGTGCGGCTGGAGCCCCCCGAGCTGTGCCCCGAGGAGCTGTACCGCCTGATGCAGCGCTGCTGGGACTACGACCCCCGCCGGCGGCCCAGCTTCAGCGCCGTGCACCAGGAGCTCATCGCCATCCGCAAGCGGCACCGCTGA
- the FES gene encoding tyrosine-protein kinase Fes/Fps isoform X2 yields the protein MVSTGFPVPLWEPELRQVQIAPAPAPGAHRRQLRGRDLAARTASSQQDRGAMGFGPELWCPQGHSALLRLQESELRLLELMKKWMSQRAKSDREYAGMLHHMLSQLEKQEGSGQLRAGDHGGQIGESWWVLVNQTEMLSQTLRRHAEELAAGPLAKLSLLIRDKQQLRKAFSEQWQQLSQEYTRTTQQEMEKLKAQYRSLVRDSTQAKRKYQEASKDREREKAKEKYVRSLWKLYALHNQYVLAVQAAALHHHHHYQRALPTLHESLYSLQQEMVLALKEILGEYYSISSLVQEDVLAIHQEIARAIEAIDPATEYSSFVQCHRYGCEVPPAVTFDENLLEETESLAPGELQLNELTVESVQHSLTSIEEELAATTETVSSKEQRVRELQAEIQGEEQGLRPGERVHLLSKRQGLQEAQQQLQGCQCTQAKLQAQRDVLANKLAELGSGDPLPALPLQEDRHSVSSVERSGATALETLKNHISGIFSPKFSLPPPVPLIPEVQKPLCQQVWYHGAIPRSEVQELLSCSGDFLVRESQGKQEYVLSVLWDGQPRHFIIQAADNLYRLEGDGFPTIPLLIDHLLHSQQPITRKSGIVLARAVPKDKWVLNHEDVLLGERIGRGNFGEVFSGRLRADNTPVAVKSCRETLPPELKAKFLQEARILKQYNHPNIVRLIGVCTQKQPIYIVMELVQGGDFLSFLRSEGPHLKVKELIKMTENAAAGMEYLESKRCIHRDLAARNCLVTEKNVLKISDFGMSREEEDGIYASTGGMKQIPVKWTAPEALNYGRYSSESDVWSFGILLWEAFSLGAVPYANLSNQQTREAVEQGVRLEPPELCPEELYRLMQRCWDYDPRRRPSFSAVHQELIAIRKRHR from the exons ATGGTCAGCACAGGGTTTCCTGTTCCTCTCTGGGAGCCGGAGCTGCGCCAGGTCCAGATTGcaccggccccagccccgggagcACACCGGCGCCAGCTCCGCGGCCGGGACCTCGCGGCACGCACAG cctcgTCCCAGCAGGACCGCGGTGCCATGGGCTTCGGGCCGGAGCTGTGGTGCCCGCAGGGGCACAGCGCGCTGCTGCGGCTGCAGGAGAGTGAGCTGCGCCTGCTGGAGCTGATGAAGAAGTGGATGTCGCAGCGAGCCAAGAGTGATCGGGAGTACGCGGGGATGTTGCACCACATGCTGTcccagctggagaagcaggagggCTCTGGGCAGCTCCGTGCTGGTGACCACGGAGGCCAGATCGGGGAG TCGTGGTGGGTGCTGGTGAACCAGACAGAGATGCTGAGCCAGACCCTGCGGCGGCACGCAGAGGagctggcggcggggccgctgGCCAAGCTGAGCCTGCTCATCCGCGACAAGCAGCAGCTCCGCAAGGCTTTCAGcgagcagtggcagcagctcagccaggAGTACACCCGG ACCACCCAGCAGGAGATGGAGAAGCTGAAGGCGCAGTACCGCAGCCTGGTGCGTGACAGCACCCAGGCCAAGCGCAAGTACCAGGAGGCCAGCAAAG acagggagagggaaaaggcgAAGGAGAAGTACGTGCGCAGCCTCTGGAAGCTCTACGCCCTGCACAACCAGTACGTGCTGGCTGTGCAGGCAGCCGCgctgcaccaccaccaccactaccaGCGGGCACTGCCCACCCTGCATGAGTCCCTCtacagcctgcagcaggagatggTCCTCGCTCT GAAGGAGATACTGGGGGAGTACTACAGCATCAGCAGCCTGGTGCAGGAGGACGTGCTGGCCATACACCAGGAAATCGCCCGTGCTATCGAAGCCATCGACCCTGCCACGGAGTACAGCAGCTTTGTCCAGTGCCACAG GTATGGCTGCGAGGTGCCGCCAGCCGTCACCTTTGACGAGAACCTGCTGGAGGAGACGGAGAGCCTGGCGccaggggagctgcagctgaATGAGCTGACTGTCGAGAGCGTCCAGCACTC CCTGACGTCCATCGAGGAGGAGCTGGCGGCCACCACTGAGACTGtgagcagcaaggagcagcgggtgcgggagctgcaggctgagaTCCAGGGcgaggagcaggggctgaggcCTGGGGAGCG GGTGCACTTGCTGAGCAAGcgccaggggctgcaggaggcccagcagcagctccagggctgcCAATGCACCCAGGCCAAGCTTCAGGCGCAGCGGGATGTGCTGGCCAACAAGCTGGCGGAGCTGGGCTCCGGAGaccccctgcctgccctgcccctgcaggaGGACCGGCACTCGGTCTCCTCCGTG GAACGCAGCGGGGCCACTGCGCTGGAGACCCTCAAGAACCACATCTCGGGCATCTTCAGCCCCAAGTTCTCG CTGCCACCCCCCGTGCCCCTCATCCCGGAGGTGCAGAAGCCGCTGTGCCAGCAGGTCTGGTACCATGGGGCCATCCCACGCTCAgaggtgcaggagctgctgagctgcagcggGGACTTCCTGGTGCGGGAGAGCCAGGGGAAGCAGGAGTATGTGCTCAGCGTGCTGTGGGACGGGCAGCCCCGGCACTTCATCATCCAGGCTGCCGAC AACTTGTACCGGCTGGAGGGGGACGGCTTCCCCACCATCCCGCTGCTCATCGACCAcctcctgcacagccagcagcccatCACCCGCAAGAGCGGGATCGTCCTGGCCAGGGCCGTGCCCAAG gacaaGTGGGTGCTCAACCACGAGGacgtgctgctgggggagcgCATCGGCCGG GGTAACTTTGGGGAGGTGTTCAGCGGCCGCCTGCGTGCTGACAACACCCCCGTGGCCGTGAAATCCTGTCGGGAAACCCTGCCACCTGAGCTCAAGGCCAAATTCCTGCAGGAAGCCAG GATCCTCAAACAGTACAACCACCCCAACATAGTCCGGCTCATCGGCGTCTGCACCCAGAAGCAGCCCATTTACATCGTCATGGAGCTGGTGCAGG GGGGGGACTTCCTGAGCTTCCTGCGCAGCGAGGGGCCCCACCTGAAGGTGAAGGAGCTGATCAAGATGACGGAGAACGCTGCAGCAGGCATGGAGTACCTGGAGAGCAAGCGCTGCATCCacag GGACCTGGCTGCCCGCAACTGCCTGGTGACCGAGAAGAACGTCCTGAAAATCAGCGACTTCGGGATGTcgcgggaggaggaggatgggatCTACGCCTCCACGGGAGGCATGAAGCAGATCCCTGTGAAGTGGACTGCCCCCGAGGCACTGAATTACG GCCGATACAGCTCGGAGAGCGACGTCTGGAGCTTCGGCATCCTGCTGTGGGAGGCCTTCAGCCTGGGCGCCGTCCCCTACGCCAACCTCAGCAACCAGCAGACCCGCGAGGCCGTGGAGCAGG GTGTGCGGCTGGAGCCCCCCGAGCTGTGCCCCGAGGAGCTGTACCGCCTGATGCAGCGCTGCTGGGACTACGACCCCCGCCGGCGGCCCAGCTTCAGCGCCGTGCACCAGGAGCTCATCGCCATCCGCAAGCGGCACCGCTGA
- the FES gene encoding tyrosine-protein kinase Fes/Fps isoform X3 has protein sequence MGFGPELWCPQGHSALLRLQESELRLLELMKKWMSQRAKSDREYAGMLHHMLSQLEKQEGSGQLRAGDHGGQIGESWWVLVNQTEMLSQTLRRHAEELAAGPLAKLSLLIRDKQQLRKAFSEQWQQLSQEYTRTTQQEMEKLKAQYRSLVRDSTQAKRKYQEASKDREREKAKEKYVRSLWKLYALHNQYVLAVQAAALHHHHHYQRALPTLHESLYSLQQEMVLALKEILGEYYSISSLVQEDVLAIHQEIARAIEAIDPATEYSSFVQCHRYGCEVPPAVTFDENLLEETESLAPGELQLNELTVESVQHSLTSIEEELAATTETVSSKEQRVRELQAEIQGEEQGLRPGERVHLLSKRQGLQEAQQQLQGCQCTQAKLQAQRDVLANKLAELGSGDPLPALPLQEDRHSVSSVEQERSGATALETLKNHISGIFSPKFSLPPPVPLIPEVQKPLCQQVWYHGAIPRSEVQELLSCSGDFLVRESQGKQEYVLSVLWDGQPRHFIIQAADNLYRLEGDGFPTIPLLIDHLLHSQQPITRKSGIVLARAVPKDKWVLNHEDVLLGERIGRGNFGEVFSGRLRADNTPVAVKSCRETLPPELKAKFLQEARILKQYNHPNIVRLIGVCTQKQPIYIVMELVQGGDFLSFLRSEGPHLKVKELIKMTENAAAGMEYLESKRCIHRDLAARNCLVTEKNVLKISDFGMSREEEDGIYASTGGMKQIPVKWTAPEALNYGRYSSESDVWSFGILLWEAFSLGAVPYANLSNQQTREAVEQGVRLEPPELCPEELYRLMQRCWDYDPRRRPSFSAVHQELIAIRKRHR, from the exons ATGGGCTTCGGGCCGGAGCTGTGGTGCCCGCAGGGGCACAGCGCGCTGCTGCGGCTGCAGGAGAGTGAGCTGCGCCTGCTGGAGCTGATGAAGAAGTGGATGTCGCAGCGAGCCAAGAGTGATCGGGAGTACGCGGGGATGTTGCACCACATGCTGTcccagctggagaagcaggagggCTCTGGGCAGCTCCGTGCTGGTGACCACGGAGGCCAGATCGGGGAG TCGTGGTGGGTGCTGGTGAACCAGACAGAGATGCTGAGCCAGACCCTGCGGCGGCACGCAGAGGagctggcggcggggccgctgGCCAAGCTGAGCCTGCTCATCCGCGACAAGCAGCAGCTCCGCAAGGCTTTCAGcgagcagtggcagcagctcagccaggAGTACACCCGG ACCACCCAGCAGGAGATGGAGAAGCTGAAGGCGCAGTACCGCAGCCTGGTGCGTGACAGCACCCAGGCCAAGCGCAAGTACCAGGAGGCCAGCAAAG acagggagagggaaaaggcgAAGGAGAAGTACGTGCGCAGCCTCTGGAAGCTCTACGCCCTGCACAACCAGTACGTGCTGGCTGTGCAGGCAGCCGCgctgcaccaccaccaccactaccaGCGGGCACTGCCCACCCTGCATGAGTCCCTCtacagcctgcagcaggagatggTCCTCGCTCT GAAGGAGATACTGGGGGAGTACTACAGCATCAGCAGCCTGGTGCAGGAGGACGTGCTGGCCATACACCAGGAAATCGCCCGTGCTATCGAAGCCATCGACCCTGCCACGGAGTACAGCAGCTTTGTCCAGTGCCACAG GTATGGCTGCGAGGTGCCGCCAGCCGTCACCTTTGACGAGAACCTGCTGGAGGAGACGGAGAGCCTGGCGccaggggagctgcagctgaATGAGCTGACTGTCGAGAGCGTCCAGCACTC CCTGACGTCCATCGAGGAGGAGCTGGCGGCCACCACTGAGACTGtgagcagcaaggagcagcgggtgcgggagctgcaggctgagaTCCAGGGcgaggagcaggggctgaggcCTGGGGAGCG GGTGCACTTGCTGAGCAAGcgccaggggctgcaggaggcccagcagcagctccagggctgcCAATGCACCCAGGCCAAGCTTCAGGCGCAGCGGGATGTGCTGGCCAACAAGCTGGCGGAGCTGGGCTCCGGAGaccccctgcctgccctgcccctgcaggaGGACCGGCACTCGGTCTCCTCCGTG GAGCAGGAACGCAGCGGGGCCACTGCGCTGGAGACCCTCAAGAACCACATCTCGGGCATCTTCAGCCCCAAGTTCTCG CTGCCACCCCCCGTGCCCCTCATCCCGGAGGTGCAGAAGCCGCTGTGCCAGCAGGTCTGGTACCATGGGGCCATCCCACGCTCAgaggtgcaggagctgctgagctgcagcggGGACTTCCTGGTGCGGGAGAGCCAGGGGAAGCAGGAGTATGTGCTCAGCGTGCTGTGGGACGGGCAGCCCCGGCACTTCATCATCCAGGCTGCCGAC AACTTGTACCGGCTGGAGGGGGACGGCTTCCCCACCATCCCGCTGCTCATCGACCAcctcctgcacagccagcagcccatCACCCGCAAGAGCGGGATCGTCCTGGCCAGGGCCGTGCCCAAG gacaaGTGGGTGCTCAACCACGAGGacgtgctgctgggggagcgCATCGGCCGG GGTAACTTTGGGGAGGTGTTCAGCGGCCGCCTGCGTGCTGACAACACCCCCGTGGCCGTGAAATCCTGTCGGGAAACCCTGCCACCTGAGCTCAAGGCCAAATTCCTGCAGGAAGCCAG GATCCTCAAACAGTACAACCACCCCAACATAGTCCGGCTCATCGGCGTCTGCACCCAGAAGCAGCCCATTTACATCGTCATGGAGCTGGTGCAGG GGGGGGACTTCCTGAGCTTCCTGCGCAGCGAGGGGCCCCACCTGAAGGTGAAGGAGCTGATCAAGATGACGGAGAACGCTGCAGCAGGCATGGAGTACCTGGAGAGCAAGCGCTGCATCCacag GGACCTGGCTGCCCGCAACTGCCTGGTGACCGAGAAGAACGTCCTGAAAATCAGCGACTTCGGGATGTcgcgggaggaggaggatgggatCTACGCCTCCACGGGAGGCATGAAGCAGATCCCTGTGAAGTGGACTGCCCCCGAGGCACTGAATTACG GCCGATACAGCTCGGAGAGCGACGTCTGGAGCTTCGGCATCCTGCTGTGGGAGGCCTTCAGCCTGGGCGCCGTCCCCTACGCCAACCTCAGCAACCAGCAGACCCGCGAGGCCGTGGAGCAGG GTGTGCGGCTGGAGCCCCCCGAGCTGTGCCCCGAGGAGCTGTACCGCCTGATGCAGCGCTGCTGGGACTACGACCCCCGCCGGCGGCCCAGCTTCAGCGCCGTGCACCAGGAGCTCATCGCCATCCGCAAGCGGCACCGCTGA